In one window of Cytophagaceae bacterium ABcell3 DNA:
- the uvsE gene encoding UV DNA damage repair endonuclease UvsE: MNTGYACINLTLAGQNIKVNKSMVKRTFTNKGLSYASEIATKNIKALDQVIDWNIEHDIKLYRMSSDMFPWMSEYELPDLPDYSSIKSILERVGKKAKYHKLRLTYHPGPFNVLATSNERVLQNTLKELRQHGEVMDMIGLPISPYANIHVGGAYGNKEAAIKRFAENCSKLPFSARSRLTVENDDRANLFSIKDLQEIHFLTGIPLVFDYLHHTFCTGGLSEEEAMLMAYGTWPENIKPVVHYSSSKKLF, from the coding sequence ATGAACACAGGATATGCTTGCATCAACCTAACATTGGCAGGACAAAATATTAAGGTCAATAAGTCCATGGTAAAAAGGACCTTTACCAACAAAGGGCTAAGCTATGCATCAGAAATAGCTACAAAGAATATCAAAGCATTAGATCAGGTCATTGACTGGAATATCGAACACGATATCAAGCTTTACAGAATGAGTAGCGATATGTTTCCCTGGATGAGCGAGTATGAACTTCCTGATCTCCCAGACTATTCTTCCATTAAGAGCATTCTAGAAAGAGTAGGGAAAAAGGCAAAATACCATAAATTACGGCTTACATACCATCCAGGCCCTTTTAATGTACTTGCTACTTCGAATGAAAGGGTATTACAGAATACTTTGAAAGAATTACGACAACATGGGGAAGTGATGGATATGATCGGATTGCCAATATCGCCTTATGCCAATATTCATGTAGGCGGCGCTTATGGCAACAAAGAAGCAGCAATAAAAAGGTTTGCAGAAAACTGTTCAAAATTGCCTTTTTCTGCCAGAAGCCGACTGACGGTAGAGAATGATGATAGGGCGAACCTATTTTCCATAAAAGATTTACAGGAAATTCATTTCTTAACCGGCATCCCATTGGTATTTGATTACTTGCATCACACATTTTGCACAGGAGGGTTATCAGAAGAGGAAGCTATGCTAATGGCTTACGGTACTTGGCCGGAAAATATAAAACCGGTTGTCCATTACTCTAGCTCCAAAAAACTATTTTAA